In Candidatus Manganitrophaceae bacterium, one DNA window encodes the following:
- the rplK gene encoding 50S ribosomal protein L11: MAKEVTGMVKLQIPAGKANPAPPVGPALGQHGVNIMEFCKAFNAKTQGQEGTIIPAVITIYSDRSFTFITKSPPASELLKKAAGVIKGSAVPHKDKVGKVTRAQVEEIAKTKMQDLNAVDLEGARKIVEGTARSMGIQVE; this comes from the coding sequence ATGGCAAAAGAAGTTACAGGAATGGTGAAGCTCCAGATTCCGGCGGGCAAGGCAAATCCGGCTCCGCCTGTCGGCCCGGCCTTGGGTCAACACGGCGTCAACATTATGGAGTTCTGTAAGGCATTTAATGCGAAGACCCAGGGTCAGGAAGGGACGATTATTCCGGCCGTGATCACCATTTATTCCGACCGCTCTTTTACTTTCATCACCAAGAGTCCTCCCGCTTCCGAACTTCTTAAGAAAGCGGCCGGTGTCATCAAAGGGTCGGCGGTGCCGCACAAGGATAAAGTAGGAAAGGTGACGCGGGCCCAGGTCGAAGAGATCGCAAAGACAAAGATGCAGGATCTGAATGCGGTCGATCTCGAAGGGGCGCGCAAAATTGTCGAAGGGACCGCGCGCAGCATGGGAATCCAGGTCGAGTAA
- the nusG gene encoding transcription termination/antitermination protein NusG, with translation MDKNWYVIHTYSGYEGRVKASLEERIKALGLEERVGKVLIPTEEVVEIKEGKKRVSTKKFFPGYVLVEMMLDDELQQLVKSTPKVTGFLGGGTVPSPLSQHEVDVLLKQMDEGVGKPREKMQFEKGDQVRITDGPFLGFNGVIDEVNPDQSKVKVLVSIFGRSTPVELSFLQVEKV, from the coding sequence ATGGATAAAAACTGGTATGTCATTCATACCTATTCCGGTTATGAAGGACGCGTCAAGGCCAGTCTGGAAGAGCGGATCAAAGCGCTCGGTTTGGAAGAAAGGGTCGGTAAGGTCCTCATTCCAACCGAAGAGGTGGTCGAGATCAAAGAGGGAAAGAAGCGGGTCTCCACAAAGAAGTTCTTTCCCGGATATGTTCTCGTTGAAATGATGCTGGACGATGAGCTCCAGCAACTGGTGAAGAGCACCCCCAAGGTGACCGGGTTTCTGGGCGGGGGAACAGTCCCCTCGCCTCTTTCTCAGCATGAAGTTGACGTGCTTCTCAAGCAGATGGATGAGGGGGTCGGGAAGCCTCGCGAGAAGATGCAGTTTGAAAAGGGAGATCAGGTTCGGATCACCGATGGGCCTTTCCTCGGATTCAACGGGGTGATCGATGAGGTGAACCCGGATCAGAGCAAGGTGAAGGTGTTGGTCAGTATTTTCGGAAGATCGACCCCGGTGGAGCTGAGCTTTCTTCAGGTGGAGAAGGTCTAG
- the secE gene encoding preprotein translocase subunit SecE, with protein MINRIFQSVTDFTKDVRSELSKVTFPSKSETVGSTTVVIVFTLIVSIFLAVVDAVLVRLLRLVV; from the coding sequence ATGATAAATCGGATTTTTCAATCTGTTACCGACTTCACAAAGGATGTTCGAAGCGAGCTTTCGAAGGTTACCTTCCCGAGCAAAAGCGAGACGGTCGGATCGACCACAGTGGTCATCGTATTTACCCTCATCGTCTCCATTTTTCTTGCCGTTGTGGATGCCGTCTTGGTCCGCCTACTGCGCTTGGTCGTCTAA